TTCGAATTTACCGGGCTGAGCTTGGTAGGCACCCGTAAAAGCACCCTTCTCGTAGCCGAATAAGGTGGCCTCAAGCCTATTTTCCGGAATAGCAGCACAATTTATCGCGACAAATGGGCCTTTACAACGGGGTGACTGGCGATAGATATAGCGGGCTAATACTTCCTTGCCGGTGCCACTCTCACCACTAAGGAGTACGGTAGCCTCACTCTTGGCTACCCGTTGTGCCAACGCTACTACTCTGCGGAAACAAGGATCAACCGCCACCACTGGCTCACCTTTTTTCAATACCCCCACGTAACGGCGCACCCGATCAAGCAGAGCTTTAGTTTCAAAAGGTTTAAGCAAATAGTCCACAGCACCCTCATCCAAAGCATCAATAGCAGTATGGATGGTACTATGAGCAGCAATGAACAGCACTGGTAAATCCGGCTTCTGAGTTCTTGCCCGGCGTAATAGTGTGGAACTATCCAAAGGCTGGGTTTGAATATCGCTCAGTAAAAGGCCAATATGCTTATTTTTTTCCAGCTGGACTAGGGCTGCCTTTCCTTCAGGAACACTCTTTACTGGAAAACCAGCGACAGACAAGGTAGCGCATAAAGCCTCCCGCAGAGCTGGCTCATGCTCAACGACCAGAACCGTGGGGTGCATCATAATTTACTCCTTTGCTCCGAAAACCGTCCTAAAACGCGCTGCATGAATTTACCAAATGCGCGGAACGCTTATCTGGTTTTCTGCCAATTTTCGTTTGTTAATAAAGGTGCGGCAAAAATTCACCTCCCGCGCCTACAACAAAGCAATAAATGTGCCCACTAATAAATTATCTTATTAATCAGTGAATTATCGATTATTTTCTTACTAGACGTCAAACTCTTGGCGCAACATCCTCTCGCTGGATGTCATATTTGCGAAGTTTTTCAACCAATGTTGTACGCCGCATCCGCAATCGATGAGCAGCTTGAGCCACTACACCGTCGGCTTCCTCTAGGGCTTGCTTGATAAGCGAGCGCTCAATGCAGCTAAGGTGCTTCTTAAGATCCAAACCTTCTCGTGGCAAGCGGGGAGTTTCCAAGGTATCCACAACCCTCTCTAAGGATGCCAACTCAGGAGCAGAAGGGGAAATTCCCTCCCCCTCTATTCGGTATTTTTCAGGTAAATCATAATGATCCACCACACCATAGGGGTGTAAGATGGTCAAACGCTCAACCAGATTAGCAAGCTCCCTGACGTTGCCTGGCCACGGATATTGACACAAAGCCATAACCGCCGCTGGAGTTAAACGAACAGAGGCGCCTTTTTCATGCTCAATCCGGGTAATAATCTCATTGATAAGCAAGGGAATATCTTCGACTCGCTCTCGCAAAGGGGGCATTTCAATAGGAAAGACATTGAGGCGGTAATAAAGATCCTCGCGGAAATTTCCTTCCTGAAGCTGCTCTTCTAGATTACGGTGGGTTGCGGCAATGATACGTACATCGACATGAATGAGCTTATTGCTTCCTACCCGCTCAAAAGTCCGCTCCTGCAATACCCGCAGCAGCTTCACCTGCATGGCCATGGGCATATCGCCAATCTCGTCCAGAAATAACGTTCCCTTTTGCGCCAGCTCAAATCGTCCTTGACGGGCCGTGATAGCTCCAGTAAAGGCCCCTTTTTCGTGACCAAAGAGTTCGCTTTCCAGCAACTCACCCGGAATAGCACCACAATTGACTGGCACAAAGGGATTCCCCCGCCGCGAGGAATGGTAATGGAGGTTACGAGCTACAACTTCTTTACCAGTCCCGGACTCTCCCAAAATTAGGACGGTAGCGTTGGAATCAGCCACTTGCTCTATCAGATGACGAACAGTCCGGGTAGCGCGGCTATTGCCCACCAAGCTCCGAAATAGCTCTACTGATCTTCTATCTTGCCCTTTTTGTTGGTGGCCTTCGCGAAAAAGCTCAGCATTCTGCAAAGCGCTGGTGAGTTCCGTTTGGGAAAAAGGATAACGTAGCCTCCCTAGCGCGCCCGGCAAACGCCAGGATTCTTTACCTGAAACACTTTCCTTTGGTACCAGCACAAATACGGGTAACTGCGCTTCTTCATTATTTAATGTTTTAATTGTGGCAGCTATTTTTTGCTTATCCCCACTCCAACTACCAATTAGCGCCGCCGCAACAGCCTTGGGATCGGTGACTATTTCTTGCCATTGCTCGCCTTGCTCAACCAGCACCGGACGGTAACCAATGAACTCGATAATGGTTTGCAGAGCTTGAGCATGCTCTTTTCCATTATCTCCCAAAATCAATACGATATCAGCAGGCATCACAAGCCTTTCATACCGCTTTTAACGTTGAAACAGGAAAAAAATAAAGTAAATCCCATTGTGGGTCTATTACGCTTTCTAAATTATATAAAGAAAGTTAAACACCCTATAAAATGAATGTCAAAATTCTGTCGCGCCAAGAAGGACAAAAGCTTCTTTGCAAAGGAGCAAATACCCACAGGGAAAATCGAAACTTTCTGCCTTACGGTTCAACAAAAGTGTTAATCCCCGGAAGAGAAAATGAGCACCGGAAATTTAAGTATTTCTTAATGCTTGCGCCGCATGACGACGGTGCCAGGGAAAGAGAAACTATTCTAACCCTTCCCGAATTCTACCGTCTAAATCGGCAAAACCCACTAAAATCTGGTGCCCACCCCTATAGCCACTGAGCAGCCAACCCCATAGGAGTAGCTTTTGGGGGGCGCTTTCTCCTGGACCAAAAGCTGCCCCATCTGCTCAAACAGTAAATCCATCTTTAACTCCAAACGCTAGCGTTTCGAGCAAAGTACCGGATGCCCATTTATGAGTCCGCAGGCCCAGCATTAGAACTGTTCAAGAACTTTAGCAACCGCTCATTATCACGGCCATCAAGGGTATTGATTGCCGTACCAAGCTCCAGGTAGCACCAACTTAGAGGATGCCGGCCTTGGTAAAAGCCTTCCCAGCTTAATAGTTGACGCGAGAGTAGCTCTTCCATTTCAGCCACAAGCACCTGTCTCCAGCATCGAGAGAACAGAAAATGCAGGAAATTAGTGCAAATTTCTAAGGATTATCATTAACGAGGGAAGAACGATGAGTCAAGAGAGAATGGCGGTGCTAGAGCTAAAAAATTTTCAGATATCTTCCCCAACAGGAAGGCCGCAGCTAAAAAATATAGCCGCGATAGATATCACAAGCGTGGGATCCCCGCTGCAATTCTTTTACTCCTTGGGAAAAACGATCGCGCTCTTGCTGGCAGAGAGTAACTATTTCTTCATTCAGCAAAAGCAAGTGTTCTAGGCGTTGCGGCGGGAAAGAGGGCGTATCCAATCTTTGCTCCTGAGAAAAGCTATACCGCAACATTTCATCTCGCTCAAGCTGTAACTCCGCCAGCTCCTGCCAAGCACTTTCCTGGGCCTTTAAAAGCATCTTCTGACTTATGGCAAGGAGGGTATCGAGGATATCCTCGATACCCTGAGTTTCAAGAACAGAACGTTCGGTAACAGTGCTTAAGGTCATGAACTTTTACTAAAAAGCTAGCGAGGGTTTATGCCAGAAGAGGAAACGGCTTTGCCTCCCTCCTGGACTGCTATCGAGGTATTCATTGTAGAAATTGCCTCCCACCCCTGTTTAATTTCACCTAAGAGGCAGGCGATTTCCTCTAAGATCGCCACATCATTACGGAGGTTAGCTTCCAGAAGACGCCCTATAATATAGTCATAAAGACGATCTAAATTGTCAGCAATTTCAGCTCCCCGTTCTCGATTCAGGCTTGCTTGCAAACCACTGACAATATCAATGGCTTCGCCAATATTTACACCTTTCTGCGTAATATCATTACGTGCTATCGCTCCCCTGGCAACCGTAATTTTCTCTAGGGCACCTTCTAGTAACATTTGGATAAGACGGTGAGGATCAGCGGCGGTCACGGCACTTTGGGCTCCGATCTGGCGGTATTGCTGTAGTGCTCTATTTTGGATCATGTTGGTTTCCTCATTAAAATCATGACAATTTTATGGTTATTTAAATCAACCGTTTCAACCAAAGACGGCTGCCTTAGGCAGATCTATTTCCGGGTAAATTAGCGATTTGCTGACTTAAAAAACTGCTCGTTGTTTGGAGTTGTCCAAGCAGACTATCCAGTACCGTAAACTGTGCCCGGTAACGCTTCTCAATAGCATCCAAACGCTGCACCAAATCTTCCCGCTGCTCGCTGAAATCACCAATGCGATGATTTAAGCCATCAATGCGATTTTCTAAGAATCCTTCCGAATCCAGTACTTGATCCAAATAAGTATTCAGATGGGCTGCTACTCCCCGGGAAAAGCTGATACTCCCCCGCGCTCCCGAGCTTTCTCCCAGGATCTCCAGACGAATACCTTCTGCCCTATCACTTCCAGTTAGAAAGCGACCCGAGCCTGTTGCCGCCTGAGCACCGATAGTTCCAGCCACATCTTCCCCCGCATTCCCGCTTTTAACCGTCAGACCCAAGGTTTGGGTAGTGGTCTCCGAGGGCGAAGGATCCAGTGCCAGGATTTCAACGTTAGAACCACTCCCATAACGGCTAGAACGAATTTCAAAGCGATCATTTATGAATTCAATGGTTACTTGGCTTCCGGCCCCGCTTAGAGTGGGATTAACGTTAATTTGGCTTTGGATCTCCTGGGCAAGGGCCATCCCATCATTATAGGTTTGCTGGGTCAAGGAAATCATCACGGCCTCCCCCCCATCTACCTTAAGGGTAAATTCATCATTATCAGCATCAATAGTGATGGGTGAACCGCTTCCAGAAAAGACGTTCCCCGTATATTTTCCCTGGGTTGCTGGCTGAGTAACGTTGACCGCAAATTCTCCGGCTTGGGCCTCATCGGTAGCTTCTACAAACCGCACCAACGGGTCCGAGCTGCTGCCGCCTCCTGTAAATAAACGGGCAACCGCTTCGGGATCAGATTCAACCACCTGTTGCAGCTTGCTTTCATCCAGTTTCAGGGTGCCATCCCGCTGGGTGGTAATACCAATATCGGCTAAGGTTCGATAAGGGCCAGACAGACCGGTAACAGTATCGCTAGCAACCCGCCGGAGGCGGTTTTCTATTCCGCGTAAACTTGCATCCCCAAGCAGAGGGCCTTTTTCTTGAGTTTCCGGATTATAGGAAGAAAGAGAATTTAAGGTCTTCGCCAAACTATTAAAAGCCTCTACAAATCCATTCACCGATTTGCTGGCTATGTGCCCATCAGCCGCCACCGTAAGTGTCGTGGGGGAATCAAGTTCAGCGCTGTTGAGCTCTAAAGTTACCCCCTCGATCATCCCGGTAATCGTGTTTTGGGGACGAGTAACGGTCAAGCCATCGACCACTAGACGGGCATCTTGAGCGGCTACTGTCTCCGTTAAACTTTTCCCGCTCCCTGAATCTGCTCCGGTCGGATCATAAGCCAATTGAGACAGGCCACTCTCATCCAGATTATTGCCATCCTCATCGCTTACGGTAATTTCCAAGCTATTAGCGAGACCCATGGTTTGAGCGGTAAAAACCAGGCGATCCCCCGTTCCATCATTGATAATGTTAGCCTGGACTCCGATATCGGCTTCATTAACCGCATCCCGAATGCCGCTCAAACTATTATGGGCGCTATCAATAGTCACGATTTGGGCGGTTCTATCAGGATTTCCGGTAAAAGTATTGGTGTTATTGTCATAGCTACCGAAACGAAAACTCAGGGTTCCCGTCCCCAAGGCAGCGCTAGAATCGGCGAAGGCTTTGGAAGCGAGTTTTTGCGCCTGGGCTAATTGCTGAACTTCGACACTGTAGGTGCCAGTGGCCGCTTTCGCCGCTGCCGAAGCAGTCAATAAATCCCTATTGCCAACGCTGGCCTTGATGGCCTGAAAAGCCGAAGGCGAATCAAGCTTTGAAACCGCATCCTTGAAGCTTGCCAGCTCACTCTTTAATGTGCCCATGGCGGAAAGAGTCGCTTGCATTTTTGCTTCCTGGCGGTTGAGGCGCAATTGCTGGGGCCGCCCTTCCGCTGCCACCAATTGGTTCACCAGGCTTTCCACATCCAGCCCGGAACCGATACCTGTCGAAGTAATCATCCCTTTGCCGCTTGCCTCCTGGAAAGAATTATCTTATAGAAGCGTTTGAAACACCGAAAGCTATCAAACCAAGGCTTGAATAAGCGTGCCATCGGTAATTCCTTCTCTCCCCTCTTCCGCTATCCGCTGCGCCAGCGCCATGACTTCTTCCGAAGGGACTTGCCGAATCATTTCCCCATTTTCCCTATCTATCACTTTGATCACTGTCCGGCCTGTGGCTTCATCGATACTGAATTGCAACTCCCGTCTCACAGCTTGCATAAAATCATTGATATTTTGCACGGCCTCCACCAATTGCTGCGGCCCCTCTTCCCGCTTTTCCCGCTCTTCTGTCTTAGGCTGGGGAGAGTCTGCGGCCGGTGATTGAGGCTTACTCACCGGATGAACTTTGATCTCAGTTGCCGAGGAAGGCCGCTCCGAAATGGGGGTAGGCATGAAATCTGAAGAAAGAGGGTGGCTCATCAACCAGTCTCCTTATAATCTAATGGAAACCTCCTGTTCGGGACTGAAAAGCCCCGAACAGGATAATGGCCTCTTTTCTTACTATCTCAACAAGCTCAAAACCCCCTGAGGCAGGGAATTCGCCTGTGCCAGCATAGCGGTACCTGCCTGCTGGAGAATCTGATTGCGGGTCATTTCAGCCGTCTCGGAAGCAAAATCCGCATCCCGGATGCGGGAACGGGCAGCAGAAGTATTCTCGGAAACATTCTGTAAATTAGAAATAGTAGACTCAAAACGATTTTGCAGGGCACCTAAATCTGCCCGCTGGGTAGCGATTGAACCCAGAGCTTTATCGATAACGGACAGGGCGCTGTTGGAACCGTCCTGGCTGGAGAGATCGATTTGGGCCACCGAAGATAAGGCGGAGGTCACGCCACCCGCTCCCACCACCGTATTGCCGGTATCGCTGGTTGTGGTAAAGCTTTTATCGGACTGGAAGCTTACTTGGCCACCCACCACAATACTATCATTTGCCGTACCGGTGGCCCCATCGGTTTTGATTAAACTCTGTCCCCCTGTATCAAATGCCGCCGCGGCTGCCGCGACCCCCGTATTATCCGCATCCGAGACCAAAATATCCTCGCCTTCGGCATTTTCCAGGGTAATGGCGTCCCGGTTTTCGCTGAGCGTGGCGGTCACGCCAGTCTCGGCGCTTTGAGCATTGACGGCATCGGCCAAATTGGTCAGATCAGTGGTGGTGACCCCTGCGGAAATCGCCGCCGCCGAGCCGCCGCCGCTGGACTGGAGGGTAAAAGAGACCGTGCCATCGGCCGCCACGTTGTCTAGGGTCACCGAAGTCTGGGCGGAGGCCGTCACGCCGGTACTCCCGGATTGTTCATTGACCAAATCAGCTATCGCCTTGGCACTCTCGTTGCCTGTAAGCGCTACCATCTTAGAGCCCGTGGAACCATTGACGGTTATATTCTGGGCAGCTACGGTATTACCGCCTGAGGTATCCGCCGCTACGGCTAGACCCGCACCTACATTGGTAATACTCTTTCCTAGCTGCTCCCCAAGAGTCGTGGCGCGGGCGCTATTAATGGAAAAACCAATGCTTTCGTTAGCATTGGCGCCAATTTGGAATTTCTGTCCCGTAAAGGAACCATCCAATAGATTTTTACCATTAAAAGTAGTGGAATCCGCAAGTCGGTTGAGTTCCGACTGTAGTTGCGATACCTCCTTTTGCAGATTGGCCCGATCCGAGTCACTGTTGGTATCATTAGCAGACTGGACGGCAAGCTCCCGCATCCGTTGCAGGATATTGCTGCTCTCCTTCAAGCCCCCCTCAGCGGTTTGGGTCACAGAAATAGCGTCATTCGCATTACGGGTCGCCTGAGCAAGGCCACGAATCTGGGAGGTCATCCGCTCCGTAATCGCCAGCCCGGCAGCATCATCCTTGGCGTTGTTAATCCGAAAACCGCTGGACAGACGTTCTAGTGAAGTCTGCAGCGCACCTTGGGAGCTATTCAAATTCCGCTGGGCATTAAGTGAGGCAATATTGGTATTGATAGTCTGAGCCATGATATCTTTCCTTTCATGTTTTGCCCGGGGCTATTCCCGGCAAGATTTGTTTCCAGCGAATAAGCGCGATAGTCACGCTTCACTCCCTAGACATCAACGATTGGTTCTTGTGGCGTGAGCTAGGGGTTCGCCCTAACCTAGCCTCCGTCCTGTGCTAAGGTGTTTATCGCTTTCACAGAAAAGAATCGGCAAAGGGGGGAGGAACTTTAGTGGATACCGGCAAGGATTTGCCGTTGGTAACGGGGCTTAAGAGTCAATCTGTCGACGGTTCCACAATTGTGACAGAAAGCACGGTATTAATTTAAGAAAAATGGGGCGGCTGGCTTCCCGCTACTCAACTGCCCCTGCA
This sequence is a window from Nitrosococcus oceani ATCC 19707. Protein-coding genes within it:
- a CDS encoding flagellin, producing MAQTINTNIASLNAQRNLNSSQGALQTSLERLSSGFRINNAKDDAAGLAITERMTSQIRGLAQATRNANDAISVTQTAEGGLKESSNILQRMRELAVQSANDTNSDSDRANLQKEVSQLQSELNRLADSTTFNGKNLLDGSFTGQKFQIGANANESIGFSINSARATTLGEQLGKSITNVGAGLAVAADTSGGNTVAAQNITVNGSTGSKMVALTGNESAKAIADLVNEQSGSTGVTASAQTSVTLDNVAADGTVSFTLQSSGGGSAAAISAGVTTTDLTNLADAVNAQSAETGVTATLSENRDAITLENAEGEDILVSDADNTGVAAAAAAFDTGGQSLIKTDGATGTANDSIVVGGQVSFQSDKSFTTTSDTGNTVVGAGGVTSALSSVAQIDLSSQDGSNSALSVIDKALGSIATQRADLGALQNRFESTISNLQNVSENTSAARSRIRDADFASETAEMTRNQILQQAGTAMLAQANSLPQGVLSLLR
- the fliS gene encoding flagellar export chaperone FliS, translated to MIQNRALQQYRQIGAQSAVTAADPHRLIQMLLEGALEKITVARGAIARNDITQKGVNIGEAIDIVSGLQASLNRERGAEIADNLDRLYDYIIGRLLEANLRNDVAILEEIACLLGEIKQGWEAISTMNTSIAVQEGGKAVSSSGINPR
- the fliT gene encoding flagellar protein FliT — encoded protein: MTLSTVTERSVLETQGIEDILDTLLAISQKMLLKAQESAWQELAELQLERDEMLRYSFSQEQRLDTPSFPPQRLEHLLLLNEEIVTLCQQERDRFSQGVKELQRGSHACDIYRGYIF
- a CDS encoding sigma-54 dependent transcriptional regulator — its product is MPADIVLILGDNGKEHAQALQTIIEFIGYRPVLVEQGEQWQEIVTDPKAVAAALIGSWSGDKQKIAATIKTLNNEEAQLPVFVLVPKESVSGKESWRLPGALGRLRYPFSQTELTSALQNAELFREGHQQKGQDRRSVELFRSLVGNSRATRTVRHLIEQVADSNATVLILGESGTGKEVVARNLHYHSSRRGNPFVPVNCGAIPGELLESELFGHEKGAFTGAITARQGRFELAQKGTLFLDEIGDMPMAMQVKLLRVLQERTFERVGSNKLIHVDVRIIAATHRNLEEQLQEGNFREDLYYRLNVFPIEMPPLRERVEDIPLLINEIITRIEHEKGASVRLTPAAVMALCQYPWPGNVRELANLVERLTILHPYGVVDHYDLPEKYRIEGEGISPSAPELASLERVVDTLETPRLPREGLDLKKHLSCIERSLIKQALEEADGVVAQAAHRLRMRRTTLVEKLRKYDIQREDVAPRV
- the fliD gene encoding flagellar filament capping protein FliD; protein product: MITSTGIGSGLDVESLVNQLVAAEGRPQQLRLNRQEAKMQATLSAMGTLKSELASFKDAVSKLDSPSAFQAIKASVGNRDLLTASAAAKAATGTYSVEVQQLAQAQKLASKAFADSSAALGTGTLSFRFGSYDNNTNTFTGNPDRTAQIVTIDSAHNSLSGIRDAVNEADIGVQANIINDGTGDRLVFTAQTMGLANSLEITVSDEDGNNLDESGLSQLAYDPTGADSGSGKSLTETVAAQDARLVVDGLTVTRPQNTITGMIEGVTLELNSAELDSPTTLTVAADGHIASKSVNGFVEAFNSLAKTLNSLSSYNPETQEKGPLLGDASLRGIENRLRRVASDTVTGLSGPYRTLADIGITTQRDGTLKLDESKLQQVVESDPEAVARLFTGGGSSSDPLVRFVEATDEAQAGEFAVNVTQPATQGKYTGNVFSGSGSPITIDADNDEFTLKVDGGEAVMISLTQQTYNDGMALAQEIQSQINVNPTLSGAGSQVTIEFINDRFEIRSSRYGSGSNVEILALDPSPSETTTQTLGLTVKSGNAGEDVAGTIGAQAATGSGRFLTGSDRAEGIRLEILGESSGARGSISFSRGVAAHLNTYLDQVLDSEGFLENRIDGLNHRIGDFSEQREDLVQRLDAIEKRYRAQFTVLDSLLGQLQTTSSFLSQQIANLPGNRSA
- a CDS encoding flagellar protein FlaG codes for the protein MSHPLSSDFMPTPISERPSSATEIKVHPVSKPQSPAADSPQPKTEEREKREEGPQQLVEAVQNINDFMQAVRRELQFSIDEATGRTVIKVIDRENGEMIRQVPSEEVMALAQRIAEEGREGITDGTLIQALV